One bacterium genomic region harbors:
- a CDS encoding MarR family transcriptional regulator: protein MQVNNGVQIYRALSDLARRYQFRNREEVCCYGLTVSQCYALQELHQYGKMPSSDLALRLGLDLSSTTRLVDQLVRKKLAIRTKKPEDARIREIEITDAGSRLISRIQGDLVTIVNQALEDFPGEVRKVLPQVLQRLTKVLNECSVESQNFIPVEALARTKK from the coding sequence ATGCAAGTAAATAATGGGGTGCAGATTTACCGGGCGTTGTCGGATCTTGCGCGGCGGTATCAATTCCGGAACCGGGAAGAAGTGTGTTGTTACGGTCTGACCGTGTCGCAATGTTACGCTCTTCAGGAGCTGCATCAATACGGAAAAATGCCCTCTTCGGATCTTGCGCTGCGCCTCGGCTTGGATCTGTCTTCGACCACGCGGCTGGTGGATCAGCTTGTGCGGAAGAAGCTCGCGATTCGAACGAAGAAGCCGGAAGATGCGCGCATTCGCGAGATCGAAATCACCGATGCAGGATCGCGGCTCATTTCGCGCATTCAAGGAGACCTGGTAACGATCGTGAATCAAGCGCTTGAGGATTTTCCGGGAGAGGTGCGTAAGGTTTTGCCTCAGGTGCTCCAGCGGTTGACAAAAGTGCTCAACGAGTGCTCGGTCGAATCACAGAATTTTATTCCGGTCGAAGCACTCGCAAGAACTAAAAAGTAA
- the arsM gene encoding arsenite methyltransferase, whose protein sequence is MERTEERIKEQVRERYTAAVTGGDSCCGTKTSCCGVEAQLPEGRAVSAAGYTQEQLISLPADAIANSFGCGNPVAFAGVLPGETVVDIGSGAGIDCLLAGQKVGRNGRVIGIDMTPVMIEKARTNAQKAGLSNVEFRLGDAENIPVESGVADWIVSNCVINLSPNKLRVFQEAYRVLKPGGKVSISDIVVEHMPWPLSRSSALHCACIAGAISESKYLEAMRQAGFGDARVTERITYDRDELYALIEGAKLFGQPLLNGFYRYVVDHYVAGKIWSARIVATKGAIA, encoded by the coding sequence ATGGAACGGACAGAAGAAAGGATCAAAGAACAGGTGCGGGAGCGCTACACGGCGGCTGTCACCGGTGGTGATTCCTGTTGTGGAACGAAGACTTCGTGCTGCGGCGTGGAAGCCCAATTACCGGAAGGTAGAGCGGTTTCCGCTGCAGGTTATACGCAAGAACAGTTGATTTCACTACCGGCTGATGCGATTGCAAACAGTTTTGGATGCGGGAACCCAGTAGCTTTTGCGGGTGTTTTACCGGGCGAGACGGTTGTTGATATCGGCAGTGGAGCCGGAATCGATTGTTTACTCGCCGGGCAAAAAGTGGGGCGCAACGGGCGAGTCATTGGAATCGACATGACTCCCGTCATGATTGAAAAGGCGCGGACCAATGCGCAGAAAGCAGGGTTGTCTAATGTAGAGTTCCGGTTAGGGGACGCGGAAAACATACCTGTGGAAAGCGGCGTTGCGGACTGGATCGTTTCCAACTGTGTAATCAATCTTTCACCGAACAAGCTTCGCGTTTTTCAAGAAGCTTATCGAGTCTTGAAACCTGGAGGAAAGGTATCGATCAGTGACATAGTGGTGGAGCATATGCCCTGGCCCCTTTCTCGATCTTCAGCTTTGCATTGCGCGTGCATAGCGGGAGCGATCTCAGAATCGAAATACCTGGAAGCGATGAGACAGGCGGGGTTCGGTGATGCGCGCGTTACGGAACGAATAACCTATGATCGCGATGAGCTTTACGCGTTGATTGAAGGAGCAAAACTATTCGGGCAACCGCTCTTGAATGGTTTCTACCGCTACGTGGTGGATCATTATGTTGCCGGGAAGATCTGGAGCGCGCGAATCGTTGCAACAAAGGGAGCTATCGCATGA
- the arsN2 gene encoding arsenic resistance N-acetyltransferase ArsN2, translated as MTYESATTDDLQSIVRLLTVCELPSNDVDAHLDHFIVAKETDSVVGCVGMELKGPLLRSLAVDPSQRNRGVAQHLCEELLQHANKQGVQEIFLLTTTSAKFFDKIGFQRKDRDDAPESVRKNRQFTELCPSSAVLMWKKL; from the coding sequence ATGACTTATGAATCAGCGACAACGGATGATCTGCAATCGATCGTTCGTTTGCTGACGGTGTGCGAACTTCCTTCGAACGACGTTGACGCGCATTTGGATCACTTCATCGTCGCAAAAGAGACAGACTCTGTTGTGGGTTGCGTTGGTATGGAGTTGAAGGGTCCATTGCTTCGCTCACTTGCAGTGGACCCATCGCAGAGGAATCGCGGCGTCGCTCAACATCTTTGTGAAGAACTGCTGCAGCACGCAAACAAGCAGGGCGTGCAAGAAATATTCTTGTTAACGACAACATCTGCAAAGTTTTTCGATAAGATCGGATTTCAGCGGAAAGATCGTGACGACGCTCCGGAATCGGTTCGGAAAAACCGGCAATTTACGGAGTTGTGCCCTTCGTCTGCCGTGTTGATGTGGAAGAAGTTGTAA